The genomic DNA GTCGTTCCGGCACCCATCATTGAAGTGTCGGGACGCACCTTTCCCGTGGAAATTCGCTACCGCCCACTGAACGCGGCGGCCCCCCAGGAACAGGATGGGCTCGAATCCCACACGGCCGAAGACGATCGCGATCCACTCGATGCCATGTCCGATGCGGTCGATGAACTGACGGCCGAGGACCCGGGCGACATCCTCGTCTTCCTCTCGGGCGAGCGCGAGATCCGCGATGCGGCCGATGCGCTGCGCGCCAAGGTCGCCGCGTCCAACCGCCTGCGCGGAACCGACGTGCTGCCGCTGTTTGGGCGCCTCTCCATGGCTGAGCAGCACCGGGTCTTCTCCCCCGGCGCGAACCGACGCATCGTGTTGGCGACCAACGTCGCAGAAACCTCGCTCACCGTCCCCGGCATCAAATACGTGATTGATGCCGGCACGGCCCGGATATCTCGCTATTCGCATCGCACCAAGGTCCAGCGCCTCCCGATCGAGCGCATCTCCCAGGCCAGCGCCAACCAGCGCTCGGGCCGCTGTGGCCGCGTCTCCGACGGCATCGCCATCCGGCTGTATTCCGAGGAGGACTTCACCTCCCGCCCCGAATTCACCGATCCCGAAATCTTGCGCACCAACCTCGCCGCCGTCATCCTGCAGATGACGTCCATGGGCATCGTGTCCTCCCCCGCCGACGTGGCCGCTTTTCCGTTTGTGGAGGCACCTGACGCTAAGGCCGTGAACGACGGCGTAACCCTCCTGCGCGAGCTCGGGGCCGTGACGAGTCGAGGCGACGTCAAGATCACGAAGATTGGACGGCAGCTAGCCCAATTGCCTCTCGACGTGCGACTCGGGCGCATGATCGTCGAAGCGGGACGCCGCGGGGTGGCCAAAGAAGTCATGGTTCTCGCCGCAGCGCTGACCATTCAGGATCCGCGCGAACGCCCCAGCGAGGAAACCGGCCTGCGCACCCAAGCGGCAGAATCGCATGCACGCTTCAAGGATGAACGCTCCGATTTTTCCTCATTCCTGTTGCTGTGGCAGTACCTACAGGAACAACAGAAGGAACTGTCCTCCTCAGCCTTCCGGAGGATGTGTAAGCGGGAATTCATCAACTACCTGCGGGTCCGCGAGTGGCAGGACCTCTTTGCCCAATTGCGCCAGCTCGCCAAGCCACTCGGCCTGACGCTCACCTCTGGCCCCGTCGACCCTGTCGGGACTGAAGAGCCCGTGCACCAGAGCCTGCTCGCGGGCCTGCTCGGACACATTGGCCTGTGGGACGAACGTCAGCGCGAGTACGCGGGCGCCCGGGGCACGCGATTCGCCATCTTCCCCGGTTCGGCGCTCTTCAAGAAGCGGCACGAGTGGGTCATGGCCGCCGAGCTCGTCGAAACCTCCCGACTCTGGGCGCGGACAGCCGCCGTCTTCAAGCCGGAATGGGTCGAGGAAGTCGCCCCCGACCTCGTGAAACGCAGCTACTCGGAACCACACTGGTCCCGCAAGCAGGGCTCCGTCATGGGGTATGAAAAGGTCACGCTCTTTGGCGTACCCCTCGTGGCGCAGCGCCGCATTCAGTACCGACGCGTCGACAAACGCGCCGCGCGTGAGCTCTTCATTCGCCACGCCCTCGTTGAGGGGGACTGGCGCACGCGCCACACATTCTTCCATCGAAACCGCAAGCTACTCGCTGAAGTCGAGGAACTCGAGAGCAGGATGCGCCGCCGCGACCTGCGCATTTCCGACGAGGACTTGTTTGAGTTCTACGCTGCCCGCGTCGGCGAGGACGTGACGAGCGAGCGGCACTTCGACCGCTGGTGGAAGCAGGCTCGCGCGAAAGATCCATCACTGCTCGACTTCGACCCGGACGCGGTCCTCGCCGTGAATGCCGACGACGTCGACGAGTCCGCCTACCCCACCAAGTGGCGCCACGGCGACCTCGAACTGGACCTCACCTACGATTTCAATCCCACCGCAGCCACCACCACCAGGGGGACGGGCGGTCACGGAGCGGGCCCGGGCCAGGCGCTCCCCCGCGACGGCGTGACCGTCCGCGTGCCGGTCCTGTTCCTTAACCAGCTGGATCCGGAGAGATTCCGCTGGCAAGTCCCCGGCCTGCGCACCGAGCTCGTCACCGCGCTCATCAAGTCGCTGCCGAAGCAGGTCCGCAAGAACTTTGTGCCGGCGCCGGACGTTGCCGCGCAGGCGGTCGCCGCCCTGACCACGGACTTCGACGCCGCAACAGACCGCATGGAGGAATCACTCGAGTTGGCGCTGCGCCGGCTGCGCGGATTCGTCATCCCGCCGGGTTCGTGGGACTGGTCGGCGGTGCCCGCCTACCTGCTGCCGACCTTCCAAGTGGTGGATAGTCAAGCCAAGATTGTGGGCGAGAACAAGGATCTGGCCGGGCTGCAGGAGCGCCTCGCCGACGCCAACCGTTCGGCCCTCGCCGCCTCGCTCGGTGCCGGAGGCGAACGATTGGCGGCCTTTGCTGGGGAGCACACCGGGAACGGAAAGACCGGCGGCACCACGCCTCGAGCCGCTCGGCCTGCCCCCGCCGCCTCCACGACGACTGCAGCGGCGCACGGCCAACGCGCGACGTCGTCGCCCGCCCCGTCAACTACTCGCTGGGAGGCCACCGGCCTGACCACCTGGACCGACGCGCTAGGATCCGCAGGCACCATTGAACGGAAGGTCAGTACCACGGTGGCCGGACAGACCGTGACTGGCTTTCCGGCGCTGATCGATGCTGGCTCCAGCGCGTCGCTCACGGTCTTCCGCAACGAGGCCGAACAGCTCGCGGCCCACCGTGGCGGCGTGATCCGCCTCCTGCAACTGCGCGTTCCGTCGCCCAACCGCTACGTCACCGATCACCTCAACAACCGGGAGAAGCTGGTCTTCACGCAGAATCCGCACGGTTCGGTGGATTCGCTCATCGCTGACTGTGCTGATGCGGCGATTGACAGGCTCGTGCCCGAGGAATTGCCGTTCACGCAAGCCGCGTTCGATGCGCTCTACGAGCACGTGCGGGCCGAGCTGATCGACACGGTCTTTTCCGTCACCGCGATCGTCGCGGACGTCCTAGACTCCGCCCGGCGCATCGAAAAACGCATCAAGAAGTCGTCCTCGCTGGCCCTCATGCATGCCTTGGCAGACGTCCGGGCCCAGCTCGAACAACTGGTGTACCCGGGCTTCATCGCGGCCACCGGGTATACCCAGTTGGCGCACTTGCCCCGCTACCTCAAAGCCATCGAGCTACGCCTCGACAAATTGGAAGGCGGCGCCGTCACGCGCGACAACCAGCACATGCTCGCCGTGCAAGCCCTCGAGGATGAGTACGACGCCGCCTTGGATCGGGTGCCAGCCGGCGCCCGAACTCCCCCGGCGCTGGCGGCCGTCAAATGGATGATCGAGGAACTGCGCGTCAGCCTGTTTGCGCAAGAGCTCGGCACGGCGCACTCAGTGTCCGCCAAGCGCATCCGCACGGCTTTGCGCCAAGCGACAGCGAGCTAGTCCGCAGGAACGGCCGTTCCGTGGCCGTCCTCGCGCAAGCCGCTGCGAAGCCGCTCCGCAGCTACGTCGAGCGCTGCGGCGTCGGCATCGCCACGGGGATTCGCGAAGTCGTAGTCAGCCATGGAATTCACGGGCCACACATGCACGTGGAGGTGCGGGACCTCAAATCCCATGATGGTGGTACCAGCGCGCTCGGACCCGAAGACGCGCACCTGACTCGCGCCGATCTTCTGGGCTACCGCTGTGATCTTGGCGTAGAGCCCGGCGTCGGCCTCCGTCCACTTGTCCACGTGGGCCCGGGGAACGACGAGCACGTGGCCGTCCGTTTGCGGGCGCACGTCGAGAAACGCCACGACGTCGTCGTCCTGCCACACAAATCGGGCCGGAATCTCGCCCGCAATGATCTTGCTAAACAAAGTGCTCATAGCCGCATCCTAGGCGAGGCGGCGGGGTTCCAGCACCTATGGATCGTTCCATTGCTGCCCGCCCCACCACGCTTGGTAGGCTAGAACCGTTCTCAATTTTGGAGCTCACCGCCCCATCACCGCGTCAGGAGCCTCTTCAGCATGACCAACTCTCCGTCCGGCGCCACGCGCGTGACGAAGCAGCGCTTGGCCGTCAGCGGCGCGCTGGAGGAACTTACGGACTTCGTCAGTGCCCAGGAGCTCTACCGATGGCTGCACGAGCAGGGCCACAAGGTCTCGCTGGCCACGGTGTACCGAATTCTGCAGTCCATGGCGGACGACGGCGCAGTGGACGTGTTGCGCTCAGGAGATGGCGAGGCCGTGTACCGGCAATGCGCGGTGGAGGCCCACCATCACCACATTGTGTGCCGGTCCTGCGGCACGGCCGTGGAGATCGAGGCACCCTCGATTGAAACCTGGACGCGGCAGATCGCAGCGGAACACGGTTTCACTGCCCCAGGCCACACGATCGAGATTTTTGGCCTCTGCCCAGACTGCACAGCGGCCGCGGGTGCCTCCACTGAGGACCACCCAGCACAGACCTAGGCCGCGGCCGCCACCTGCTTCCGGCGGCGAGTCCGCGTACGCCGGTAGGCGATGATGCGGCACACCACGTAGATTGCAAAAGAAATCGTGGTCACGTACGGGCTGATCGGCAGCCTCCCGGCCAGGGCCAACATGATGCCGCCGACCACCGATGTGCACGCGAAGAGAACGGACAAGACGACGGACAGCCCTGGACGCGCGGTGATCCGCAGCGCCGCGGCCGCGGGAGTAATCAGCAGGCTGAGCACCAGCAAGGCACCAACAATCTGAATCGACAGCGCCACCGCGAGCCCCAACAACACCATGAAGGCGGCTGAGAGCCAGCCGGCCGGGACGCCGCGGGCAGCCGCCACCGCAGGATCGACGCTGACGAACGTCAACGGTCGCCACAGGATGATGAGCCCCACAATGACGATCACGGAACAGGCCGCGAGCAGGCCCAGCTGCACGTCGTCGACGGCGACGATTTGGCCGGTGAGTAGACCGAACTTATTGGCACTGCGGCCTTGATACAGGGCGAGGAACAGAATGCCGAGGCCCAGCCCAAAGGGCATCATGACGCCGATGATGGAATTGCGATCCTTGGCGCGCGCGCCCATAATCCCGAGCACCAGGGACGCCACAATGGACCCGATAATGGACCCGCCCACCACGTTGGCACCGATCAACAGGGCGAAGGCGGCACCGGCGAAACTGAGCTCCGCGATGCCGTGCACGGCGAAGGCCATGTCCCTCATCATGACAAAGACGCCAATCAGCCCGCCGACCACCCCCAGCATGGCACCCGCAATGATGGAGTTCGCCACGAGCGGGAGCAGCTCGGAGTAATTCTCGAACGTAAAGATGGTGTTGAAGAGTTCATTCGGCGTCATCGCAGGTGCCCTTCGTCGAGTGCGTCCGAATGACCCGTTCCGTGGGGGTGTTCCACGGCCTCGGGGATGCCAAGGACCACGATCCGCCCGCGCGTGCGGAAGACCTCGATGGGGCTCTGGTACAAATCGGACAGCACCTCGGAGGTCATGACTTCGTCGACGGTGCCGATGTGGAAGCGGCCACCGGCAAGGTACAGCACACGATCGATATTCTGCAGGATCGGATTGATTTCATGCGTGACAAAGACAACGGCGGCGCCATGATCACACGCTTCGTGATGAATCATCGACGTCACGGCCCGCTGGTGGTGCATGTCCAAGGACAACAACGGCTCATCGCACAGCAGAAGGTCCGGGTTGTCGGCCAAGGCCTGAGCCGCCCGCAGGCGCTGTTGCTCTCCCCCGGAGAGAATGCCAACGGGCTGGTCCGCGTAGTCGGACGCCCCCACGCGT from Zhihengliuella flava includes the following:
- a CDS encoding HIT family protein yields the protein MSTLFSKIIAGEIPARFVWQDDDVVAFLDVRPQTDGHVLVVPRAHVDKWTEADAGLYAKITAVAQKIGASQVRVFGSERAGTTIMGFEVPHLHVHVWPVNSMADYDFANPRGDADAAALDVAAERLRSGLREDGHGTAVPAD
- a CDS encoding metal ABC transporter ATP-binding protein; the encoded protein is MAFGDRVLWEGLDLDVAPGEFLAVLGPNGSGKSTFLKVLLGLRPLSAGTVEIAGKPARAGSRRIGTIPQQKTFAEDTPLRARDLVALGIDGHRWGPRLFHRRQINRTVDALLERVGASDYADQPVGILSGGEQQRLRAAQALADNPDLLLCDEPLLSLDMHHQRAVTSMIHHEACDHGAAVVFVTHEINPILQNIDRVLYLAGGRFHIGTVDEVMTSEVLSDLYQSPIEVFRTRGRIVVLGIPEAVEHPHGTGHSDALDEGHLR
- a CDS encoding Fur family transcriptional regulator yields the protein MTNSPSGATRVTKQRLAVSGALEELTDFVSAQELYRWLHEQGHKVSLATVYRILQSMADDGAVDVLRSGDGEAVYRQCAVEAHHHHIVCRSCGTAVEIEAPSIETWTRQIAAEHGFTAPGHTIEIFGLCPDCTAAAGASTEDHPAQT
- a CDS encoding metal ABC transporter permease, whose protein sequence is MTPNELFNTIFTFENYSELLPLVANSIIAGAMLGVVGGLIGVFVMMRDMAFAVHGIAELSFAGAAFALLIGANVVGGSIIGSIVASLVLGIMGARAKDRNSIIGVMMPFGLGLGILFLALYQGRSANKFGLLTGQIVAVDDVQLGLLAACSVIVIVGLIILWRPLTFVSVDPAVAAARGVPAGWLSAAFMVLLGLAVALSIQIVGALLVLSLLITPAAAALRITARPGLSVVLSVLFACTSVVGGIMLALAGRLPISPYVTTISFAIYVVCRIIAYRRTRTRRRKQVAAAA
- the hrpA gene encoding ATP-dependent RNA helicase HrpA; its protein translation is MALTLTYPESLPVSARREDITEAIRENQVVVIAGETGSGKTTQLPKMVHEVLEAERAGQKSARRRGQIGHTQPRRIAARSVAERLAEETGVKIGEEIGYQVRFTGEVSRATRIKVMTDGILLAEIQHDRLLRRYDAIIIDEAHERSLNIDFLLGYLKQLLPQRPDLKLIITSATIDPERFARHFGTPSDNAAAEDGVVPAPIIEVSGRTFPVEIRYRPLNAAAPQEQDGLESHTAEDDRDPLDAMSDAVDELTAEDPGDILVFLSGEREIRDAADALRAKVAASNRLRGTDVLPLFGRLSMAEQHRVFSPGANRRIVLATNVAETSLTVPGIKYVIDAGTARISRYSHRTKVQRLPIERISQASANQRSGRCGRVSDGIAIRLYSEEDFTSRPEFTDPEILRTNLAAVILQMTSMGIVSSPADVAAFPFVEAPDAKAVNDGVTLLRELGAVTSRGDVKITKIGRQLAQLPLDVRLGRMIVEAGRRGVAKEVMVLAAALTIQDPRERPSEETGLRTQAAESHARFKDERSDFSSFLLLWQYLQEQQKELSSSAFRRMCKREFINYLRVREWQDLFAQLRQLAKPLGLTLTSGPVDPVGTEEPVHQSLLAGLLGHIGLWDERQREYAGARGTRFAIFPGSALFKKRHEWVMAAELVETSRLWARTAAVFKPEWVEEVAPDLVKRSYSEPHWSRKQGSVMGYEKVTLFGVPLVAQRRIQYRRVDKRAARELFIRHALVEGDWRTRHTFFHRNRKLLAEVEELESRMRRRDLRISDEDLFEFYAARVGEDVTSERHFDRWWKQARAKDPSLLDFDPDAVLAVNADDVDESAYPTKWRHGDLELDLTYDFNPTAATTTRGTGGHGAGPGQALPRDGVTVRVPVLFLNQLDPERFRWQVPGLRTELVTALIKSLPKQVRKNFVPAPDVAAQAVAALTTDFDAATDRMEESLELALRRLRGFVIPPGSWDWSAVPAYLLPTFQVVDSQAKIVGENKDLAGLQERLADANRSALAASLGAGGERLAAFAGEHTGNGKTGGTTPRAARPAPAASTTTAAAHGQRATSSPAPSTTRWEATGLTTWTDALGSAGTIERKVSTTVAGQTVTGFPALIDAGSSASLTVFRNEAEQLAAHRGGVIRLLQLRVPSPNRYVTDHLNNREKLVFTQNPHGSVDSLIADCADAAIDRLVPEELPFTQAAFDALYEHVRAELIDTVFSVTAIVADVLDSARRIEKRIKKSSSLALMHALADVRAQLEQLVYPGFIAATGYTQLAHLPRYLKAIELRLDKLEGGAVTRDNQHMLAVQALEDEYDAALDRVPAGARTPPALAAVKWMIEELRVSLFAQELGTAHSVSAKRIRTALRQATAS